The ANME-2 cluster archaeon genome contains a region encoding:
- a CDS encoding helix-turn-helix domain-containing protein, producing MRKGEPFQRVSISDAEYEQLKIAEPKTKSVKVLKRIQAFKLMYLGWKYSAIAEFLSVTNNTITN from the coding sequence ATGAGAAAAGGTGAACCATTTCAACGAGTTAGCATTTCAGATGCAGAATATGAACAACTTAAAATTGCTGAGCCGAAAACCAAGTCTGTTAAAGTGCTGAAGCGCATTCAAGCGTTTAAGCTCATGTATCTTGGTTGGAAATATTCAGCTATTGCTGAATTCTTATCAGTTACGAATAATACCATCACTAATTG